One Coffea arabica cultivar ET-39 chromosome 5e, Coffea Arabica ET-39 HiFi, whole genome shotgun sequence DNA segment encodes these proteins:
- the LOC140006373 gene encoding uncharacterized protein, giving the protein MEEMMKQLLANQQKTDSDLQSMRNQMGQMQSLQNQINQMAITINRLESQIQGKLPSQREVNPKNVSAMTLRSDKEVQGPKPVIPKDKDEEWIEKELEEEGRDNKNAKVLPKSIPTAKTNPPPFPSRFENPKKQDKEKEVMEIFHKVQINIPLLGTIKQVPKYAKFLRDLCVNRRRLRGDEKVIVGENVSAVLQRKLPPKCGDPGRFTVPCRIGNTLIRNTMLDLGASINVMPKSMYASLNLGPLKETEIIIQLTDRTNVYPDGLVENVLVKINDLVFPADFYVLDMDDDHSSDPSPLLLGKPFFSTTQTKIDVHKGTLSMEFDGKMVHFNIFDTMKHPVNSHSVFAIHAIDPSVQEFSEFASRNKFKIAANKYHGMKAIHEVKKRRKLRKKIALNGYLDLGGGLLITRKIGLHPN; this is encoded by the coding sequence ATGGAAGAGATGATGAAGCAATTACTTGCTAATCAACAAAAGACGGATTCAGACCTGCAAAGCATGAGGAATCAAATGGGGCAGATGCAATCATTgcaaaatcaaataaatcaaatgGCCATAACGATCAACCGTTTGGAGTCCCAAATTCAAGGTAAGTTGCCATCTCAACGTGAGGTGAATCCAAAGAATGTAAGTGCAATGACCTTGAGGAGTGACAAGGAAGTCCAAGGACCCAAACCTGTGATCCCTAAAGATAAGGACGAGGAATGGATTGAGAAAGAGTTGGAAGAGGAGGGCAGAGATAACAAAAATGCAAAGGTGCTCCCGAAATCAATTCCTACAGCTAAAACTAATCCACCTCCCTTTCCTAGCAGGTTTGAGAACCCAAAGAAGCAAGACAAGGAGAAAGAAGTCATGGAGATCTTCCACAAGGTACAAATCAATATTCCCCTATTAGGCACCATCAAACAAGTGCCGAAGTATGCAAAATTTTTGAGGGACCTATGTGTCAATCGAAGGCGGTTGAGGGGAGATGAAAAGGTCATTGTGGGAGAGAACGTGTCAGCAGTTCTCCAAAGGAAGCTTCCACCGAAGTGCGGGGATCCAGGTAGGTTTACTGTCCCATGTAGAATAGGTAATACTTTGATTAGAAATACCATGCTGGACTTAGGAGCATCGATCAACGTAATGCCTAAATCTATGTATGCTTCTCTGAACTTAGGTCCATTAAAAGAAACTGAGATAATAATCCAATTAACTGACCGAACAAATGTATACCCTGATGGGTTGGTCGAGAATGTGTTGGTCAAGATTAATGATTTGGTATTCCCAGCTGACTTTTATGTACTTGACATGGATGATGATCACTCTTCCGATCCCTCGCCTTTGTTATTAGGTAAACCGTTTTTTAGCACAACCCAGACAAAAATTGATGTTCATAAGGGTACTTTGTCCATGGAATTTGATGGAAAAATGgtccactttaatatttttgatacaatgAAACATCCTGTTAACTCTCACTCTGTATTTGCAATTCATGCTATTGATCCTTCTGTGCAAGAATTTTCTGAGTTTGCTTCTAGGAATAAATTCAAAATTGCTGCGAACAAATATCATGGGATGAAAGCAATTCATGAGgtgaaaaagagaagaaaattaaggaaaaagatTGCACTCAATGGCTATTTGGATCTCGGAGGAGGACTACTGATTACAAGGAAAATTGGATTACACCCAAATTGA